The Arachis ipaensis cultivar K30076 chromosome B07, Araip1.1, whole genome shotgun sequence genome includes a window with the following:
- the LOC107606479 gene encoding omega-hydroxypalmitate O-feruloyl transferase-like produces MGIGNKEEVLKVKIRKEEVVVAAMLPMQDHWLPLSNLDLLLPPLDVGVFFCYDNTTMSFGSMVGSLKNALSEALVSYYVFAGEVVQNSMGEPEILCNNRGVDFIEAEADVDLHNLNLYNPDESIEGKFVPNKKHGVLAVQATSLKCGGLIVACSFDHRIADAYSANMFLVSWAQLSQPTKPTILTHQPCFRRSLLSPQRPPSIHPSXYIFFFNPIIQYIGCNKRVSVAKMGVIVDGRRRLSNGKKMKEAMMSSYFGNVLSIPFDGKPINELVEKPLSVVAEEVREIVKAAATEEHFLGLVDWVEALRPIPALTRIYCETGEGPCFVVSSGQRFFESKVDFGWGEPVFASYHFAWGGDCGYVMPMPSPKGNGDWVLYMHLHNKLLQFIESHFSHVFQPLSWDYLN; encoded by the exons ATGGGTATTGGAAACAAGGAAGAAGTATTGAAAGTGAAAATAAGAAAAGAGGAAGTGGTGGTAGCAGCCATGCTTCCCATGCAAGACCATTGGCTACCACTCTCAAACCTTGACCTTCTTCTTCCACCGCTTGATGTTGGTGTTTTCTTTTGCTATGATAATACAACAATGAGCTTTGGATCAATGGTGGGGTCCCTTAAGAATGCATTGTCTGAGGCTTTGGTTTCCTATTATGTCTTTGCTGGTGAGGTGGTGCAAAACTCCATGGGTGAACCTGAGATTCTTTGCAATAACCGTGGGGTTGATTTTATTGAGGCTGAGGCTGATGTTGATCTCCATAATCTTAACCTCTATAACCCTGATGAATCCATTGAAGGCAAGTTTGTTCCAAACAAGAAGCATGGCGTCCTTGCTGTTCAG GCAACTTCACTAAAGTGTGGTGGGTTAATAGTAGCATGTAGTTTTGACCATCGCATCGCAGATGCTTACAGTGCAAACATGTTTCTCGTATCATGGGCCCAACTATCGCAGCCCACAAAGCCCACCATCTTAACTCATCAACCTTGTTTTCGTCGCTCCCTCCTCAGCCCACAACGCCCCCCTTCAATCCACCCTTCAATNtatatattttttttt AATCCAATAATACAATATATAGGTTGCAACAAAAGGGTGAGTGTTGCTAAGATGGGTGTGATCGTTGATGGAAGAAGGAGACTTAGCAATGGCAAGAAGATGAAGGAAGCAATGATGAGTTCTTACTTTGGAAACGTGCTTTCCATTCCATTTGATGGCAAACCAATAAACGAGCTGGTGGAGAAGCCGCTGAGTGTGGTGGCGGAGGAGGTTCGCGAAATCGTAAAGGCAGCGGCTACGGAAGAACACTTCTTAGGACTAGTTGACTGGGTGGAAGCACTCCGGCCAATTCCAGCATTGACCCGAATTTATTGTGAAACCGGTGAAGGTCCATGTTTTGTGGTGTCTTCGGGACAAAGATTTTTCGAGTCAAAGGTTGACTTTGGTTGGGGAGAGCCTGTGTTTGCATCGTATCATTTTGCATGGGGTGGTGATTGTGGATATGTTATGCCAATGCCTAGTCCTAAAGGAAATGGTGATTGGGTGCTCTACATGCACCTCCACAATAAGCTTTTGCAATTCATAGAGTCTCATTTTTCTCATGTCTTTCAACCTTTATCTTGGGACTACCTTAATTAG
- the LOC107608222 gene encoding shikimate O-hydroxycinnamoyltransferase-like: MGGNNGREELALRVSVTKEEVVAAVLPIQDHRLPFSNLDLLLPPVDVGVFFCYNTTPLSFGSMVESLKNALAQVLVSYYVFAGEVVQNSMGEPEILCNNRGVDFVEAEADVHLHHLNLYNPDESIEGKLVPKKKHGVLAVQVTSLKCGGIIVACTFDHRIADAHSANMFLVSWAEIARPMKPTTAAQPCFRHSLLIPRRPLCIHPSLDAMYVSLPPPSQLEPNHFNSLISRIYYTTADQLSHMQSLASSSDPIKNRTKLESFTAFLWKMVAMATSSSSSEKRLVAKMGVVVDGRKRLKEATMDDYFGNVLSIPFGGKAVEELVEKPLSWVAEEVHKFLETALTEEHFLGLIDWVEEHRPSPALARIYCGNTIDVGPAVVVSCGQRFPESKVDFGWGKPVFGSYHFHWGGDAGYVMPMPSPKKNGDWVVYMHLLKPHIHFIESMANHVFKPFTWDYLNN; encoded by the exons ATGGGTGGTAATAATGGAAGAGAAGAACTAGCGTTGAGGGTGAGTGTGACCAAGGAAGAGGTTGTTGCGGCGGTTTTGCCAATTCAAGACCATCGGTTACCGTTCTCAAACCTTGACCTCCTTCTTCCACCCGTTGACGTTGGTGTCTTCTTTTGCTACAACACAACACCACTCAGCTTTGGATCAATGGTGGAGTCCCTTAAGAATGCATTGGCTCAGGTTTTGGTTTCCTATTATGTATTTGCTGGTGAGGTGGTGCAAAACTCCATGGGTGAACCTGAGATTCTTTGCAATAACCGTGGGGTTGATTTTGTTGAGGCTGAGGCTGATGTTCACCTTCATCATCTTAACTTGTACAACCCTGATGAATCCATTGAAGGAAAGCTTGTTCCAAAGAAGAAGCATGGCGTCCTTGCTGTTCAG GTGACATCTTTAAAATGTGGCGGGATAATAGTGGCATGCACCTTCGATCATCGCATAGCAGACGCACACTCAGCAAACATGTTCCTAGTCTCATGGGCCGAGATAGCCCGCCCCATGAAGCCCACCACCGCAGCACAGCCGTGTTTTCGTCACTCCCTCCTCATCCCTCGACGCCCTCTTTGCATCCACCCTTCCCTGGACGCCATGTATGTTTCCCTTCCACCTCCATCTCAACTCGAACCCAATCATTTCAACTCACTCATAAGCCGGATATATTACACCACGGCTGATCAACTCAGCCACATGCAATCACTTGCAAGCTCATCGGATCCTATCAAGAACCGCACAAAGCTTGAATCTTTCACCGCGTTCTTGTGGAAGATGGTTGCCATGGCTACATCCTCCTCCTCTAGCGAGAAAAGGCTTGTTGCCAAGATGGGTGTGGTGGTTGATGGAAGGAAGAGGCTCAAAGAAGCTACGATGGATGATTATTTTGGTAATGTGCTTTCTATCCCTTTTGGCGGGAAAGCGGTGGAGGAGTTGGTGGAGAAGCCGTTGAGTTGGGTGGCAGAAGAGGTTCACAAGTTTCTGGAAACGGCATTGACGGAAGAACACTTCCTAGGGCTGATTGACTGGGTGGAAGAGCACCGTCCTTCACCAGCGTTGGCGAGAATTTATTGTGGGAACACAATTGATGTGGGACCCGCTGTTGTGGTGTCTTGTGGTCAAAGATTTCCAGAGTCAAAAGTTGACTTTGGTTGGGGAAAACCCGTGTTTGGATCATACCATTTTCATTGGGGTGGTGATGCTGGATATGTGATGCCAATGCCAAGTCCTAAGAAAAATGGTGATTGGGTGGTGTACATGCACCTTCTCAAACCCCACATACATTTCATTGAGTCTATGGCAAATCATGTCTTTAAGCCCTTCACTTGGGACTACCTCAACAATTAA
- the LOC107606480 gene encoding uncharacterized protein LOC107606480 — protein MGSDFGVPNMVLSGTETMMRIASAIGVPIKVDLATKLAERGRYARVCVQINLGLPVIKHIIVEGVTHVVEYESLNLICNSCARYGHNMAQCLGRDSKEEKSADSDATKPRDGTKAMPHPETKIHNSNEVEPNVVGGVTGENPASNLQEDLEANNLEGNNVEEACMHDEPGWEKVVRKGKTKLGQKQSNKVQRGIQSRTDSGRVIRPTIHFSHTNGSSSYRARVGSRVKVGHSASRAGKTSSSQPDTPQCLAGGCYRGGSLEKKGALPAVTASVGGIKEIFHGDPANLKVTGVASAGQASGVHCKWVDAFDQCVTVEVQSSSFCGPWIVLGDFNEVLFSHESKGCLFSSRHADRLAASLGDSNLFDLKTIGRQFSWYRRVKNGVEVAKKLDRVCINSGWLSLFPEAYAEILNRLQSDHCPILVRYTGRPQPKKNRPFRFIAAWATHPGYRDIVNQSWKYKLERQINFLQKRLEVMEDLSMQQKEKQLIEEFNNTLVQEELLWFQKSREQWVKFGDRNTKFFHVQTLVRRKHNKIHGLFLQDGVWETDPDVLRREAESFYKRLFCQLEDVDLGCLGDVPLPSLNDEACCSLTAPVTLEEVKSAVFSMHSFKAPGPDGFQAFFFKEYWKIVGFYVWTMVRHAFSCLDMDPRMMEILVVLIPKVLVNRLRPHLKEIIGPLQGGFIPGRGTPDNIIVAQEVLHFMKKTNSKKGTLAFKIDLEKAYDRVDWEFLKQTLQVDKGLWKPVAVSRGGPRISHLMFADDLLLFCKAGKQQVQTVMVALENFCRAYGMKVNVEKSKALCSRNVSATRKEIFTGVSSIKFVQNLGKYLGVNLNHSRVTRAIFNDVLDKIRGRLASWKMEIA, from the exons ATGGGTTCGGATTTCGGGGTTCCCAATATGGTGCTATCAGGAACAGAGACCATGATgcgtattgcttctgcaataggAGTTCCCATCAAAGTGGACTTAGCCACTAAGTTGGCAGAGAGAGGACGATATGCCCGAGTATGTGTTCAAATAAATTTAGGACTGCCAGTGATCAAGCATATCATTGTGGAAGGCGTAACTCATGTAGTAGAGTATGaaagtttaaatttaatttgtaacTCCTGTGCACGTTATGGTCACAATATGGCACAGTGCTTGGGTAGAGACTCTAAGGAAGAAAAGAGTGCTGATTCCGATGCCACCAAGCCACGGGACGGTACAAAGGCAATGCCACATCCTGAGACCAAAATTCACAATTCAAATGAAGTAGAACCTAATGTGGTAGGTGGCGTTACTGGCGAGAATCCTGCATCGAATTTGCAAGAGGATTTGGAGGCTAATAATTTGGAAGGAAATAATGTTGAAGAGGCTTGCATGCATGATGAACCAGGCTGGGAGAAAGTTGTGAGGAAAGGTAAAACCAAGCTGGGTCAGAAGCAATCTAACAAGGTCCAAAGAGGCATTCAATCCAGAACCGATTCGGGTAGAGTAATCAGGCCCACCATTCACTTCTCTCACACGAATGGATCCAGCTCCTATCGCGCTAGGGTCGGGTCACGAGTCAAGGTCGGACACAGCGCTTCCCGTGCTGGTAAGACGTCATCTTCTCAACCCGACACACCCCAGTGCCTTGCAG GAGGGTGTTACCGTGGCGGTTCATTGGAGAAGAAAGGCGCATTGCCGGCTGTTACTGCGTCGGTAGGCGGGATTAAGGAGATATTCCATGGAGATCCGGCAAACCTGAAGGTCACGGGAGTCGCTTCCGCTGGGCAAGCCTCG GGTGTTCACTGCAAATGGGTTGATGCTTTCGATCAGTGTGTTACAGTTGAAGTTCAG TCTTCGTCTTTCTGCGGGCCAtggattgttcttggtgattttaatgaagtaCTATTCTCTCATGAATCTAAGGGTTGCCTCTTCTCGAGTCGTCATGCAGATCGGCTTGCTGCCTCTCTAGGGGATAGTAATCTGTTTGACTTGAAGACTATTGGAAGACAGTTTTCTTGGTACAGAAGGGTTAAAAATGGTGTTGAGGTGGCGAAAAAACTTGACCGGGTTTGTATCAATAGTGGCTGGCTATCTCTATTTCCAGAGGCTTACGCAGAAATTTTAAATAGGCTTCAGTCTGATCATTGTCCTATCCTAGTACGCTATACAGGTCGTCCCCAACCGAAAAAGAATAGACCTTTTCGGTTTATTGCAGCTTGGGCAACTCATCCGGGGTATAGAGATATTGTGAACCAATCATG GAAATACAAATTGGAGAGACAGATTAATTTTCTTCAGAAACGACTTGAAGTAATGGAAGATTTGTCTatgcagcaaaaagaaaaacagCTGATTGAGGAATTTAATAACACGCTTGTGCAGGAGGAACTTCTATGGTTTCAAAAAtccagagagcagtgggtaaAATTTGGGGATAGAAATACCAAGTTCTTTCATGTCCAGACTCTTGTGCGGAgaaagcataataagattcatggtcTCTTTCTTCAAGATGGGGTGTGGGAAACGGACCCGGATGTCCTTAGAAGGGAAGCTGAATCCTTCTATAAACGCCTATTCTGCCAGTTGGAGGATGTAGACTTAGGTTGTCTTGGTGATGTGCCACTGCCTTCCCTGAATGATGAAGCCTGTTGTAGCCTCACAGCGCCAGTTACTCTGGAAGAAGTTAAGTCGGCTGTTTTCAGTATGCATTCTTTTAAGGCGCCGGGCCCTGATGGGTTTCAGGCTTTCTTCTTTAAAGAATACTGGAAGATTGTTGGTTTTTATGTTTGGACTATGGTTCGTCATGCGTTCTCTTGTTTGGATATGGATCCAAGGATGATGGAAATTCTTGTGGTTCTTATTCCGAAG GTCCTGGTCAATAGACTTCGTCCCCATCTCAAAGAGATTATTGGACCCCTTCAAGGAGGGTTTATCCCAGGGAGAGGAACCCCAGACAACATCATTGTAGCACAAGAGGTTCTCCATTTCATGAAGAAGACAAATTCAAAGAAAGGCACcctggcctttaagattgatttgGAGAAAGCGTACGATAGAGTGGATTGGGAATTTCTGAAACAAACCCTG CAAGTTGATAAGGGCTTGTGGAAGCCGGTTGCAGTTTCTAGAGGGGGTCCAAGaatttctcatttgatgtttgccgATGATTTGCTTCTTTTCTGTAAAGCTGGAAAACAGCAAGTTCAAACTGTAATGGTAGCTTTGGAAAATTTCTGCAGAGCCTATGGGATGAAGGTTAATGTGGAAAAATCTAAAGCGCTATGCTCCAGGAATGTTTCAGCGACAAGAAAAGAGATTTTCACTGGAGTCTCCTCCATCAAATTCGTCCAGAACTTGGGCAAGTATTTAGGGGTGAACCTTAATCACTCTCGGGTGACACGCGCAATTTTCAACGATGTTTTGGACAAGATTCGGGGAAGGCTAGCCAGCTGGAAAATGGAGATTGCTTAA